The region CGATCCTTCTTCCCGCTTGCGGGGAGAAGGCACCGCCGAGCGGACGAAGTCCCGACTGAAGTGGCCGCTCCGGCTGCAGACATTCGTGAGCCCTGGCCCTCTCCCCTTGAAGCGGGAGAGGGGACGGCGGTTGCTTGCACGCTGCAGCCAATACTTCCCGACCAACGAGCGGCGCGGTGGCGCCACTCCCTCATGAAACAGCAGCAAGGCGAAATCCGAAGTGTCTTCCAATGCCACCAGACCGAACCTGCTCGCCGCTCCCGGCGTTGCCTGGCTCGTCACCTTCATGGTCGTGCCGTGCCTGCTGGTCCTTTCCTATGCCTTCTTCCAACGCGGCGTCTGGGGCGGCATCGAGTACACCTTCACGCTGGAAAACTTTGCCCGCGTCACCGATCCCCTTTATGCGAAGATCTTCCTGAATTCGGCGCGCATCGCTCTGACCACTACGATTATCGCGATCCTCATCGCCTATCCGGCGGCCTACGCAATTGCCCGGGCGCCGCGGATGCGCCAGCCGATCCTGCTCTTCTTCGCCGTCCTGCCATTCTGGAGCAACTATCTGATCCGCACCTATGCCTGGATCGTGCTTCTCAACCGCGAAGGCCTCGTCAACAATCTGCTGCGTTCGCTCGGCTATACCGGCGAACCGCTATCATTGCTGTACACCGAGGCCGCCGTCATCATCGGCCTCGTCTACAACTATCTGCCGTTCGTGATCCTTGCGATCTATTCGACATTGTCGCGGCTGAATCCGGAATTGATGGAGGCCTCCCGCGACCTGGGTGCCGGCCCCATCCGCACCTTCTTCCGCGTCACGCTGCCTCTGACCATGCCCGGCGTTGCCGCTGGCGGCGTCTTCGTCTTCGTCCTCTCGATCGGCAATTTCGTGACGCCGGCGCTACTTGGCGGCGGCCGCTTCCAGATGATCGGCAACCTCGTCTACGACCAGTTCCTCACTGCCAACGACTGGCCCTTCGGCGCGGCCCTCGGAATGGCGCTGATCGCGACCATGATCGCGCTCCTGTTCATCCAGGCCCGCGCCACCGCGAAAGCAAGCGGCGAGCACCAGGGAGGGGTCGCATGAGCCAGTCCTCGACAACCGCAACCCTGATGCCGGAGGCAGTCGCCACAAGTCCCGCGACAAAAAGCGCCTTCCGCCGAAAACTGCCGGGTCGGATCGTGCTGCTGCTCGTCTTCAGCTTCCTCTACCTGCCGATAGCCGTCCTCGTCATGCTCTCTTTCAACGACAGCGGCCTGCCGACCTCCTGGTCGGGCTTCTCGACGCGCTGGTACGCATCGCTTCTCAGCAACGCCGACATCCTGCATGCGGCCTGGAACACGCTGGTCGTCGCAGTCTTCGCGACGCTCATTTCGACCATTCTGGGCACGCTTCTCGCACTTGGTATGGAAACGCGACGCCGCCGGAGCAATGGACTGGAAGCCCTGGCCTTCGCACCGATGGTCATTCCGGACATCGTGCTCGCAGTATCGCTCCTGACCTTCTTCTCGCGACTGAACGTGACGATGGGTCTTCACACCATCATCGTCAGCCATGTGGTCTTCGATCTCGCCTTCGTCTGCTCGGTTGTGCGCGCAAGGCTGAAGAATTTCGACTTCTCGATCGTGGAAGCCTCGCGCGACCTCGGCGCGTCGGGCTGGACCACCTTCTGGCGCGTCACCTTCCCGGTGCTCCTGCCCTCGATCATCGCCGGCGCACTGCTTGCCTTCACGCTGTCGGTCGACGAATTCATCATCGCCTTCTTCACCGCCGGCGCCGGGCGCTCGTCGATCACCCTTCCCATGCAAATCTACTCGATGATCCGCTTCGGCATTACGCCCGAGGTCAATGCACTCGCCACCATCGTGATGGGCGTCAGCGCCACCGCACTCATGATCTCGCAATGGCTCAACAAAGAGCAGGCTAAATGAACGCAGAGAATACACCCATTCTTCGTATCGACAGCGTATCGAAGACGTTCGGGCCGGTCACCGCCGTCGGTGGGGTCTCACTCGATATCCGCGAGAACGAGTTCTTTGCCCTGCTCGGGCCTTCGGGCTGTGGAAAGACGACGCTGCTGCGCATGCTCGCCGGTTTCGAGACCCCGAACTCCGGCCAGATCCTGCTGGAAGGCAGGGACATCTCGCCGCTCCCGCCCGAAAAGCGGCCGCTCAACCTGATGTTCCAGTCCTACGCGCTGTTCCCGCACATGACCGTCCGCCAGAACCTTGCCTACGGGTTGGAAATGGAAAGGTTGGCAAAGAGCGAGATCGTTCGCCGCGTGAACGAAACGCTCGCGACAACGGACCTCACCACTTTCGCGGACCGGAAGCCTGATCAGCTCTCCGGCGGGCAGAAACAGCGCGTCGCACTCGCCCGCGCGCTCGTCAAGCGGCCGAAGGTGCTGCTCCTGGATGAACCGCTTGGGGCGCTGGACA is a window of Sinorhizobium sp. BG8 DNA encoding:
- a CDS encoding ABC transporter permease, with translation MVVPCLLVLSYAFFQRGVWGGIEYTFTLENFARVTDPLYAKIFLNSARIALTTTIIAILIAYPAAYAIARAPRMRQPILLFFAVLPFWSNYLIRTYAWIVLLNREGLVNNLLRSLGYTGEPLSLLYTEAAVIIGLVYNYLPFVILAIYSTLSRLNPELMEASRDLGAGPIRTFFRVTLPLTMPGVAAGGVFVFVLSIGNFVTPALLGGGRFQMIGNLVYDQFLTANDWPFGAALGMALIATMIALLFIQARATAKASGEHQGGVA
- a CDS encoding ABC transporter permease — its product is MSQSSTTATLMPEAVATSPATKSAFRRKLPGRIVLLLVFSFLYLPIAVLVMLSFNDSGLPTSWSGFSTRWYASLLSNADILHAAWNTLVVAVFATLISTILGTLLALGMETRRRRSNGLEALAFAPMVIPDIVLAVSLLTFFSRLNVTMGLHTIIVSHVVFDLAFVCSVVRARLKNFDFSIVEASRDLGASGWTTFWRVTFPVLLPSIIAGALLAFTLSVDEFIIAFFTAGAGRSSITLPMQIYSMIRFGITPEVNALATIVMGVSATALMISQWLNKEQAK